GGCCCAGGGCGAGGAAGCCCAGGCCGAAGCCGTGGAACATCGGGACGGTCAGGACTATCGGGCCGTGGATCGGCAGTGCGCCGAGGAGAGTCGCGATGGGGAGGGCTTGGGTGATGCGGACGCCGCCGCGTTCGACTTCTTTGGGGGTGCCGGTGCTGCCGGAGGTCAGGAGGATGATCTGGCCTCGTCGGCGGCTCGGCGTCGAGTGTTGACTGCTCTGCGGGGGTGGGGACTTGGAGGGTTCGTGGAGGACTACGTCTGCGCTCTGGCGGAGAGCTGCGGCGACGGCGACTACGAAGCTTCGGTGGTTGGGCTCCTGCACGTCTACTCGAGTGGTCTGCAGGTCGGCGGTAGCTTCGTCGATCAAGTGGTTCAGGTCGGCGTACGTGAGCGGGCCGTCGTCGTCGATCAGGGCTGTCCCATCAGGGTTCTTGAGGGCGGCGATGCTGATCAGCGCGCTCAAAGTGAGGCCCTCGGAGAAGAGTGTCCGGAGGACCCGAGGGCGCCAGAATGGGACGGCTCGCAGAAGGCGGAGCAGGCCTTTCAGCGTGACCATCGGAGCACCTGGGATTGGACGGCCTCATAGGGGCCTTGGGCAAGGGTTGTCAGGACAGCGGCGGGGCGCACCCACCAGGGGACGAGCAGGCGCGGTCGATGGACGAGCGCCCGGGCGATCACCTCCGCGGCGGCCTCGGCGGTGAGACCGGGCAGGCGAGGGCTGTACGTCGGCGCGCTCATCGGCGTGTGCACCAACGGGAAATGGATCGACGTGACCACCACCCCGTCCCGCCGGATCTCCGGCGCGACGCAGCGCAGCCAGGTTTCGAAAGCGGCCTTCGACGCGCTGTACGCGGCCCAGTGGGCGACCGGCAGGTCGACGTTCAGGCTGCTCACGTTGACGATGTGGCCGGTTCCGCGCGCTCGCATCCCGGGCAGCAGGCCGGACAGGAGGCGCGCTGGGCCGAGGTAGTTGACCCCGTCGGTCCGCGTCACGTCGTGGAAGCGCCCCTCGGTCGCGGTCAGCGAGCGCCGGATCGACTTGCCCGCGTTGCTGATCACCGCATCCACCCGCCCGTGATCGGCGAGCACCTCCGCGACCAGGCGGTCGACCGCGTCGGGATCCGTCAGGTCCACGCCGTACGGCGTCGCGCGGCCGCCCGTCGCGGTGATCCGATCCGCCAACTCCTGCAGGCGATCCAGGCGCCTGGCCGTGAGCAGGACGTGCGCGCCGGCGCGGGCCAGCAGTTCCGCCGTACGGGCTCCGATGCCTGACGAGGCTCCGGTGACGAGCACGACGCGGCCGTCGACGGCGGCTTCGAGCCGAGCTGGTGCGGCCCGGGACCAGGACGGGCCGAGCACCAGCCGGTAGATGTCGTGCGTCACACTCATCGAGTCGTCCAGTGTCGCATCCGCCACAGACATTGGCATCCGGCGCCACGGCAGGCCATCTTGGTCAGATGGAGCCCGTGACCAAGACTCTGTTCGACGCGATCGACCACGTGGGCGTCGCCGTCGCCGACTTCGACGAGGCCGTCCGGTTCTACGCCGAGACCTTCGGCATGACGGTCGCGCACGAGGAGATCAACGAGGAGCAGGGCGTGCGCGAGGCGATGCTCTCGGTCGGCGACTCCGGTTCGTCGATCCAGTTGCTCGCACCGCTGTCGGACAGCTCGCCGATCGCGAAGTTCCTGGACCGCAACGGGCCTGGCATCCAGCAACTGGCCTACCGCGTCGGCAACCTGGACGAGGTCTCGGCGATCCTTCGCGAGCGCGGCGCCCAGCTCCTGTACGACGAACCCCGCCGCGGCACCGCCGGTTCCCGGGTCAACTTCATCCACCCGAAGTCCGCCGGCGGCATCCTCGTCGAACTGGTCGAGCCTGTCGACGCGCACCACTGATCAACCCGCCGCGCCCGGCCCGGAACGGCAGCCTGCCGGCGAGAGCGCCTGCCCGCGGCGCGGCTTGATCAGTGGTGCGGACGCCCATCACTCACCAACCTCGCCCCGCGGGCCGGAACGGCGGACCTCCACGCGGGAGCGCCTGCCCGCGCAGTGGCTTACTGAGTGCTGCGTGTTCGCTGACTCAAACGTTTCTGTTTGTTGACTGTGGGTGAAGTTCTGTCCAAGACGCGCGGCTCGCGGTCACAACCCGTGAGTACGGGGCTAATCTGGATGACGTGCTGAGGGACAGCGCTCCGGATCGTCATCACCCCGTCGCATCGGGGTTCCGGCACGACGCCTTCGTCTACACCGATGAGGAGGACTTCGTCCGGCAGACCGTCGCGTTCGTGGACGACGGACTGCACGTCGGCGAGACCGTGGTCGCCGTACTCCCGGAGGACCGCAACAGCCTGCTGCGCAAGGCGTTGGACGGCGTCGCCGACCAGGTGACCTTCCTCGACATGCGCCAGGTCGGCCGTAACCCGGCGCGGATCATCCCGCTCTGGCGCCGGCTGCTCGACCAGGCGCCCGGCCTCCCGCTGCGCGCTCTCGGCGAACCGGCGTACGTCGGACGGTCACGGGCCGAGCTGGAGGAGACCGCGCTGCACGAGTACCTGCTGGGCGTGGCCTTCACCGGGTTCGCCGGCCGGTTCCAGCTGCGCTGCCCGTACTCGGCCGAGCTCGGAGTCGATCCCACCGGCCTGCACCCCGACCAGCCGGAGGACGATGCCGACGCGACCTTCCGGCGCCCGCTGCCCGCCGTACCGGTGGATGCCGAGCGGCAGGAGTTCGGCATGGGCGACCTCAACGCCGTACGGCGTCGCGTGAACGCCGCGGCCCGGTCGCTGGGGCTGAGCGACGACCGGATCGACGATCTCGAACTGGCGCTGCACGAGATCTGTACGAACAGCGTCCGCTTCGGCGGCGGCCGCGGCACGCTGTCGTGGTGGACCGCCGACGGTCATCTGGTCTGCGACGTCGCCGACGGCGGCCGGATCGACGACCTGCTGATCGGCAGGGTGCTGCCGCCGGTCGACGGGCTCGGCGGGCGCGGGGTCTGGCTGGCGAACCAGCTGTGCGACCTGGTCCAGGTCCGGTCGGGCGCGACGGGCACGCAGGTCCGGCTGCACACGCGGGCCCACTGACGCCGTACCGGGCTTTGACATCGAAGGCCTGACATCGAAGGACAGCGCGTCGATAAGACCACTGCGACCGGTGGACTGGAAAAGTGATGGTGGTCTCACCGGGCGCGAACTGTGTCACGCAGCACAGCGACCCGGGCATACTCGACGGTAAGTTCCGCTCACCCGACCGCCGCTCCAGGAGGTATGACGTGAAGCAGATCCTCGACGCGATCCTTGCCGGCGACAGTGCTGCCGTTGGTGGGCTGGACGTTCCGGACCACTACCGGGGCATCACCGTGCACGCCGACGAGACCGGCATCTTCGAGGGCCTGGAGACGAAGGAGAAGGACCCGCGCAAGAGCCTGCACCTGGACGACGTACCGACTCCGGAGCTCGGCCCCGGTGAGGCGCTGGTCGCGGTGATGGCGAGCGCGATCAACTACAACACGGTTTGGACGTCGATCTTCGAGCCGGTCTCGACGTTCTCGTTCCTCAAGCGGTACGGCAAGCTCTCGCCGCTGACCGCGCGGCACGACCTGCCGTACCACGTGGTCGGCTCCGACCTGGCCGGCGTCGTCCTGCGCACCGGTCCCGGCGTCAACGCCTGGAAGCCCGGCGACGAGGTCGTCGCGCACTGCCTGTCGGTCGAGCTGGAGTCCCCCGACGGCCACAACGACACGATGCTCGACTCGGAACAACGCATCTGGGGCTTCGAGACGAACTTCGGCGGGCTGGCGGAGATCGCGCTGGTCAAGTCGAACCAGCTGATGCCGAAGCCCGCCCACCTGACCTGGGAAGAAGCTGCGTCGCCGGGGCTGGTGAACAGTACGGCGTACCGGCAGCTCGTCTCGGCCAACGGCGCGAACATGAAGCAGGGCGACGTCGTCCTGGTCTGGGGTGCTTCGGGTGGCCTCGGGTCCTATGCCACGCAGTTCGCCCTGAATGGCGGGGCGATCCCGGTGTGCGTGGTGTCGTCGCCCGAGAAGGCGGAGATCTGCCGGGCGATGGGCGCGGAGCTGATCATCGACCGCAACGCCGAGGGGTACCGCTTCTGGTCGGACCCGACGACGCAGGACCCGAAGGAGTGGAAGCGGTTCGGCGCCCGGATCCGGGAACTGACCGGCGGCGACGATCCCGACATCGTCTTCGAGCACCCCGGCCGCGAGACCTTCGGTGCGTCGACGTACGTCGCCCGCCGCGGCGGCACGATCGTCACCTGCGCGTCGACCTCGGGCTACATGCACGAGTACGACAACCGGTACCTGTGGATGAACCTGAAGCGCATCATCGGCTCCCACTTCGCCAACTACCGCGAGGCCTGGGAGGCGAACCGGCTGATCGCGAAGGGGATGGTCCATCCGACGCTGAGCCGGGTGTATGCGCTGGAGGAGACCGCGCAGGCGGCGTACGACGTGCATCGGAACCTGCACCAGGGCAAGGTCGGAGTGCTGACGCTGGCGCCTTCGGAGGGGCTGGGTGTGCGGGACGAGGATCTGCGCGCGCAGCACCTGGAGGCGATCAACCGGTTCCGGGACAAGTAGGTCAACTGTCCAGATTGCGGATAACCCAGTCCCACTGAAACGCAGCAGAGACTTCTTCCCCTGTGCCGGACTCCACGGGGCTGAGCGAAGAATTTGATCCGGTGTGCGGATCAATGATTGTGACGCCGCCATACCGGAGCACGGCCAGGGATGCCAGCCACGCTGGGTGTCCAGCTAGGTCGTGCTTGGCAAAAGGGACAGCAACGGCAGGAATCCGAGATCCCAAAGCGGAGCACAAGGTTGTCAGTGGGTAGGTGTTCGCGTTCCCGTTCGCCCAAGCGTTGAGGGTGTTGAACGTGGCCGGAACAACGGCAACGGCGTCAGCTTTGGGAGTCCGCTTCGGATCGCCCGGTTTACGGTTGCCGGTAAGGACCGGAACCTCATCCACATCTTGTCCATCAAGCCATGGGAGGGCGGCATCGGTCGGGATGACATAGGGGTCCCACCCCTGTTCGCGAGCAGCGCGCACGCCGTCTCCGATGCGACTTGCCAGCGGTGCCCCGCAGGTGACCAGGTACAGGGTGCGATGGGTCACGTGAGGACTCCTGCGCGGGTTGCGACGGCGGTCAGGGCTGGGGTGGGTCTACGCGAACGCTTCAGAAGTTCCCGGACCAGCTCGCGCGCGATGGTGTGATAGCGGATCGATTCAGGGGCGACTCGTTCGGCCTGCTTGAGGTGCAGGATCGCTTCCATGTCGTTCTTGGCTTGCGCTTGCGCCCAGGCGAGATCGATATGGAGGCGCGATCGGCGGCCCTGCAGACCTGCCGGGAGCGAATCGGTGTCGATCTCGGCCGCGACGCGCAGGACCCCCGACGGGTCACCGAACTCGGAAGCGACGGACGCTCGGTGGATCATGACGTTGGTCGGGCCGAAGGCGGTCCACCAGTGGTTGCCGTCGTGAGCGAGGAGGCCGGCGAGCTGGTCGGCTGTCGACATACGCTCAGTTGAGGTCGCTCGGTCCGAGCGGCGGGCGGCGATGACTGACGAGATCAGCCACAGCGACCCAGCCAGCGAGACCGCGTCCGGCGCGTCGGAACCGGTCATCGACATGAGCCCCTCGGCCGATCGGACCGCGATCCGTTCGGCGTCGTCGGTCCGCTGGCTGCGAAGGAGGGCGCAAACGACCTGGTAGGCCGCCATCCCTTGCGCGGTCTTCGACTCGGCTGCCATGGCAGCGTGAGTCGCTCGGTCCGCAGCGAGCCAGCCAAGCTGATGCTCCCCCACCTTGGTCAGAAGCTTCGCCGCTGCGGAGTAGACGGAGCAGCGCGCGAGGTGGGTCTCACGGCCATCGCGGCCTTGGTAGCAGTCGTACGCATCGGCCGCCTGGATGAGCTCGGGGAGCATCGCCGTCGCAGACTGGTACCTCGCCGCCTGATAGGCCTGGTTCACCTGTACCGCACCGTTGCGGAGCTGCGGGAGCGGCCAAGGAGTCGTCTGGTCCCCCAGCAGGTGGTGGTAGCCGGCGAGTTGGCTACGGACGGCATCCACTGCCCTGACCTGCTCCGAGGCATCCGGTGCGAGGATCCAGTCACGACCGATGAGGTCGGCGACGTCGATACGCAGAACGGTGGCTAGGTCGTTCAGGGTCGACAGTCGGTCAACGCCCCGGAGCCCGCGCTCGACCTGCGACAGCCAGGATCGTGACATTCCGATGAGGCCGGCCAACGCATCCTGGGACATGCCGCGCCGCTTTCGGTGCGCTCCGATTCGTTCGCCGATGTGCATCTGACCTGCCCTTCGCGGCCTCGATGCTACTAGTCAAGCTCACCGAGCCACCCGCACTGCGCACAAAAGTACGCAGCTCTCCCGCTGCGCACCGTACCGAGGTCCGCCATCCAAGGTTGATCCACGGCCGGTGCGGCGTGATGCGAGGTCACTCCGCACCGGCCGGTCCAGCATCGCGGCCGCGCAACACCCCGTACGTCGCGACCACTTGATCGGAAAGTGAGGTAGTCGTGTCTGATGTCCAGCGCTTGAAAGTCGAGCTGTACCAATTGATGGCTGATGCCCAGCAAGGCGCCGGTAGTCTGGGCGGGTTCAAGCAGAAGTTCGGGCAGACGAGCGCGCACGTCCAAGCGCTCATCGCCGGTTCGGCCACTGGCGCCGATCGGGACATCTCGGAACTGCTGGACGCTGCTGCACGGTCTCTCCAACAGGCAATGGACTCGCTGCAGATCGCAGCGCAGGGCTGCCGCAGCTACGCCGATCAGATCTAGCGCTCCGCCGCATGGCCTCCGAACTTCAGCGAGTCGCCCACGGACTGATCTCCGCACTCGACGATGTGCCACGAGTGGTCGGCTTTCTGCAGGACATGGCACGTCGCTGCAGAAACAACGCGGCGTACGTCGGCGGTATGTCTAACAACCCGGCAGCCCAACGCGCAGCCCTGCAACTGGACGAGGCTTCCAGTCGCTGTGAAGAAGCCGCCCATCATCTCTCTCGGACATCGCCGAGAGCCCGCGGTTGGGCCGAGCAGATGGTCTCCGGCACTGGAACACCGGAGGGTGCTACGGGAGGACCCCCGAAATCCAGGGGTGCACCGGCCGAAGGCGACCGGCGAGGTTCGCAAGGAACTCCGGGAACGAGCACGGCGGACGACTCGACCGGTCCCGGCGACGAGGGGCGACCGCCTGCAGTCCTCGAGCGCTCGCCGCTGGGCGAGGCTGAACCTTTCGACCCCAGCACACGAGAGGTTCTCGAGCGACTGCCGCTGCGGAAGCGTGGTGACAAGACGTCGGGGATCTGGATCGATGCATCCGGCAATGAGCACGATCTGCTCAGCGGAGTCGACGAATACACCTCCGACGTCGATCGTCTGATGGAGGACCTGCAGATCAGAATTGCGCCAGGTGCCGACACCCTTGGCTCGCACGTCGAGGTCAAGTTCGCCATGCGTATGCGCAGAGAAGGACTCACCGACGAGACAATCGTCATCAACAACAGGCCGTGCCCTGGACCGTACGGTTGTCACCGGAACCTCTGGAAGTTCCTTCCTGACGGAGCACGCCTGACGGTGTACGGCCCCGACAACTTCAAACGAACCTATCCCCAGTAAGGAACCGTTGGATGACCTACAGCATCGAGGCCTATTACCGGCACGAGCATGACGACGAACCGGTCGTCCTACGAGCCGACGACGACGTCGATCGACTGGTCGACGCGCTCCTGGCCGAGTCGTTCGATCACACCTTGGCAGCGCTCTACGTCACCAACCGTCCAGCCACAGAACAGGGCTATCCGGATCATGACTTCCGAGTGGGCGTCAACCCCGAGCGGAAGGTCGGAGGCCTGAAGTTCGCCGGTACCTTCAACGGGGTCAAGGGCGTCTGGTACGCCGTCGGCGAGGCGTCTCAGGCAACGAATGTCGTGTACGAGTACTCCGGTCATCCCGAGGACTTCCCGCTCGATTCCGAGATCTCCTTGGATCAGGTGCGCGAGTCCGTCAAGAGGTTCCTGAAGGACGGGGGCGAGCGGCCCGACTCGATTGAGTGGAAGGCCTGGCCGGAGGAGAAGCGAGTTCTGTAATCCGCAGGCGGCACGCCGTACCAGCAGAATGCCAGTGGCGGCCGAGAGGTGCTGGTTGTTGGCCTGATTGGCCGAGCGCGAGCCCGCGTGTGGACCCCGGAGTTGCCACTCGTGCGGAAGGCTCGGCCTGATGACTCTGGCAGCTCGTCTCCGCAGCTCGAATCTGATGTACTGGCACCCTGATCTCTACGACTGTTTGGCCGGGGACACCGATGAACTGTCTCCAGTTGTCGGACGCCTGACGGCAGGCTCTCTCGTTGAATCGGTGCTCGACCTCGGATGCGGCACCGGGCGGCACCGGCCGTCGGAGCGCGGTCGACCAGGTAGTCACCGGCCGTGCGCCGGCGCAGCGGCCGTCAACGGGCCTGACACCGCGTGCACCACGCTCCACGCAGGGGCGCGCGGGTCGCGACAAGGAGCACACAGATCGACCGTCCGGGCGCTGCCACCCGGGTGAGCCGCCGCTGGCACGCCTGCGACCTGACCGCGGTTCCCACCAACATCCCCGGACCGACGCCGCGAGCACCACCTCACCACGCAGGGGGCGGGTGGGCTCGACAAGGCTGACCGGGGTCGGCCGTGGGGGCGCTACCGACCGGGCCAGCCACCCACGGACCGACACCGCGAGCACCACCCCTCCACGCAGGGGGCGGGTGGGCTCGACAAGGAGCACACGGATCGGCCGTGAGGGGCGCTGCCAGCCGGGCCAGCCGCCGCCAGCACCAGGTGACCTGCCCGCAGCGCCCACCAGCCCCTCGGCCCGACGACGCGGGCACCACCTCACCACTCAAGGGGCGGGTGGGCTCGACAAGGCTGAGCGGGTCGGCCATGGGGGCGCTACCAACCGGGCCAGCCACCCTGCACCCGCCGGCCGTGGGGGAGCTACCGGCCGGGGTGTCCCGGCGGCCGGTTAGGTTTGTGGGCCTGGGGTCTGACAGGCTTACGCTGGGGGATTCATCCGCTCCGCCAGAAGGGACACTCAGGGATGGGCGACGAGTCGAGCCTGCCGTTCTTCGACCGTACGGCGACCGCGGCCGGGGGATTCCCCGTCGCACGCCGTGGGTACGACAAACACGCGGTGGACGACTACGTCCGCGCGCTCGAGGCGCAGCTGGGCGAAGCGCGGGGCAAGGCGGAGGAGCTGCAGGCCGGGTCCGCGCCCTTGCAGAAGCAGCTCGACGAGGCCAAGCGGCAGCTCGAGGCCAGCGCCAACCCGTCGTACGCCGGGCTCGGTGACCGGGCCGCGCAGATTCTGCGGCTGGCGCAGGACCAGGCGTCGGAGGCCCTCGAGGAGGCTCGGCGCGAGGCCGAGGAGCTGCGGTCGACGGCGAACAAGGAGGCCTTGGCCTCCCGGGCGACCGGTGAGCGCGAGGCGCAGGACATCCGGACCGTCGCGCTGAACGAGGCCGACAGCATGCGCCGGACCGCCGAGGGCGACGCGGCCGAGATTCGCCGGACCGCCGAGACCGAGGGGTCGGAGGTGCTGCAGGCCGCGCGCCGCAAGGCGGAGCAGCTGCAGCTGACGGCCGAGTCGCAGTCGAGCACGCTGAAGAACGGCGCGCTGCACGAGGCGGAGAAGATCCGGACCGCGATCCAGCGGGAGTCGGCGGCGCTGCGGGCGCGGCTGGCCGACGAGCGGGAGCAGCAGGCCAAGGAGCTGGCCGACAAGCACCAGCAGATCGCGGCCGACACCGAGAACCTGACCGACCAGATGAAGGAGGCCGCCGAGGCCTCCGAGCGCCGGGTCGCGGAGGCGACCGAGCAGGCGCGCAAGGTGCGGGCCGAGGCGGAGGAGTCGGCGGAGCGCACACTGACCCGCGCCCGGCGCGAGGCCGAGCAGGTGCTGACCGCGGCGCGGACACGGGCCGAGGCCGAGCTGGCGAGCGCCGCCGACGAGGCCGAGCGGTCGCGCACGATCGTCGCCCGGGAGACCGAGCGGCTCGCGAAGCGGCGCGACGGGATCCTCGCGCAGATCGCCGGGCTCAACGACATCGCGAGCAACATCGCCCGCCAGGCCGCCGAGCTCGACTCGGAGACGGCCGCGCCGACGGCGTACAACCCGTTCTCCGCTCCCCCGGCGAGCGCGTCGTTCGCCACGCCGAGTTCGTACACACCGCCGGCGACCACGTACGACGCCCCGAGCGGCGACGCGGCCAGCGGCTCGTACGACGGCCCGAGTGGTGACGCGGCCAGCGGCTCGTACGACGGCCCGAGTGGTGATGCGGCCGGCAATTCATACAACGCTTCGAGCGGCGGCTCGTACGACGGTCCGAGTGGCGATGCGTCGAGCAACTCGTACGACGCCTCGACGGCCGGCTCGGCGGGGAACAGCTCGTACGACGCGCCGGCCGCCAGCCCGTTCGCGGCGGAGGCGAGCGGTGACGCGTCGTCCAACTCGTACGACGCCTCGGCGAACTCGAACGACGCTGCGGGCAACACCGCGTCGGCGCGGCCGTTCGCGACCGGCGGCGAGTCCGACGCCCAGGCGCGGCCGTTCGCGGCGGACAAGGCGGAGTCCCCGGCGAGTCCGTTCGCGGGCGAGAAGCCGGACTCCTCGGGCGGCTCGTTCGCGCCCGGCACCTCGGGCGGCGCTTCGGCGAGCCAGTTCGGGGCGGACAAGGCGGGGAGCCCGTTCGCGGCGAACCCGTTCGCCGCGGACGCGAAGAGCAACCCGTTCGCGGTGCCGGCCGGGGATGCCACGTATCCGGTCGAGTCGTCGTACAAGGCCCCGGGGGACAACTCGTACCCGGTGGACGCGAAGGACGACGCGCCGGAGACCTCGTTCACCGGGCGCAGTCCGTTCGCCGGGCCGGACGCCGGTACGGCGCGGGTCGACGAGACGCGGATCGACACCGCCCTGCGGGTCGACCCGGCGCTGCTCGACGACGCGAAGGGCGGCAAGCCGGCCGACGACGAGCCGAAGGACTCGACCAAGATCGACGAGTTCCGGCTCGACGACCTGACGGCCGAGGAGACGCGGATCACCGGCGACAGCCCGTTCGCGCCGAAGGACAAGAAGAACGACGCCGCCGACAAGGATGAGAAGTGACGCCAGCCGGCGACGACAACTCCACAGAAGACAGCAACACCCCGGACCCGGCGGGCGCGGACCCGGGTGCGGCCTCGGCGGGTACGGGCTCGCCCGGCGCTGACGCCGACCCGGCGGGCGCCGGAGCGGCGGGCTCGGGCGGCGCAAGCTCGCCCGATGCGGGCCCGGGCGCGGCGCCGGAGCAGACCGGCGACGAGCGCGTGGCCGCCGCGGAGGCGGCTGCGCGCGAGGCGAAGGTGGCCGCCGCGGAGGCCGAGCGGGCGGCCAAGGACGCGGACAAATCCGCGGACACCGCCGAGGACTCGGCGGAGCTCGCGACCGGGGCGGCGCAGAAGGCTGATGTGTCGGCGGACGAAGCCGACGAGTCCGCCGACGAGGCCGAGGTGGCGGCCGGTGCGGCGCGGGAGTCGGCCAGTATCGCGCGGCGGGCCGCCGAGTCCGACGACGACATCGCCGGGCAGCTGCTGATGGACGAGCGGCACCCCGACGACGGCATGGGCCGGCCCGGGCCGCCGCTCAGGCGCTCCAACCCGTTCGTGTTCGGCTTCTTCGCGGCCCTCGGCGTCTTGGTCGCCTGGGGGCTGTGGAACGCACTCGGTCAGGCCAAGTCCGTCCTGATCCTGCTGGTCGTCTCGATGTTCATCGCGGTCGGCCTGAACCCGCTGGTCGAGTGGTTCATGCGCCGCGGCCTGAAGCGCGGACTGTCGGTCGGCGTGGTCTTCCTGCTGATGATCCTCGCGGTCTCCGGCGTCGGCTTCGCGATCGTGCCGGTGGTCACCGACCAGATCAACGGCCTGATCAAGAACGCCCCGGACTGGCTCGACCTGCTCAACAACTCCAAGACCCTGGACGAGCTGGACAAGCGGTACCAGTTCATCGACAAGGCCAAGGACTACATCCAGGATCCCGCCCTCGCCCAGCGCGCCTTCGGCGGCGTGCTCGGGGTCGGCAAGGTCGTGGCGAACGCCCTGTTCTCCGCCTTCACCGTCCTGATCCTGACCCTGTACTTCCTCGCGTCGCTGCCCACGGTCAAGCGCGCGGCGTACAGCCTGGTCCCGGCCACCCGCCGCAAGCGGGTCTCGAT
The Kribbella italica DNA segment above includes these coding regions:
- a CDS encoding AI-2E family transporter yields the protein MTPAGDDNSTEDSNTPDPAGADPGAASAGTGSPGADADPAGAGAAGSGGASSPDAGPGAAPEQTGDERVAAAEAAAREAKVAAAEAERAAKDADKSADTAEDSAELATGAAQKADVSADEADESADEAEVAAGAARESASIARRAAESDDDIAGQLLMDERHPDDGMGRPGPPLRRSNPFVFGFFAALGVLVAWGLWNALGQAKSVLILLVVSMFIAVGLNPLVEWFMRRGLKRGLSVGVVFLLMILAVSGVGFAIVPVVTDQINGLIKNAPDWLDLLNNSKTLDELDKRYQFIDKAKDYIQDPALAQRAFGGVLGVGKVVANALFSAFTVLILTLYFLASLPTVKRAAYSLVPATRRKRVSILGDEVLGRVGGYVSGQFLVALCAGFFMFVFLEIVGLNQYAVALAIVVMFTAFIPMVGGLIGVVLVAAIGFTDGLWVGVACLAYGIIYQQIENYVVAPRIMRRAVDIPGAVTVIAALLGGALLGVVGALLAIPTAAAVLLIIREVWVRKADAS